The following proteins are co-located in the Carassius gibelio isolate Cgi1373 ecotype wild population from Czech Republic chromosome A9, carGib1.2-hapl.c, whole genome shotgun sequence genome:
- the LOC128020236 gene encoding E3 ubiquitin-protein ligase Midline-1-like, whose amino-acid sequence MDTLESELTCPICLELFEDPLLLPCAHSLCFNCAHRILVSHCPSFDESSKPFSAFQCPSCRYVITLDQQGLDGLKRNVTLQNIIDRFQKASLSGPNSPTETRRCNPPPVDDDRVMSSPSEAVQCQFCEQDPPQEAVKTCVTCEVSYCQECLRATHPNKKPFTGHRLTEPVPDSRLRGLACPEHGEEKVNMYCVTDDQLICSLCKLVGHHREHQVAALGERFDKLKQMLDSNLSNLMKRNSELENLMAKLIQTCQHVEHNAAHQENKLTEECDTLINIVQQRRQIISTKIKEGKVVRLRKLAQQIASCKQFVERSSSLIAQADQVLKETDHARFLQTAKSVSERVSMATASSQILIPEINLNDAFDGFALDFSREKKMLEALDYLTAPNAPNIREELCTASHDTITVHWSSEDEFSVVSYELQYTISTGQTNVVSLCNSMESWMIVPNIKQNHYTVHGLQSGTRYIFMVKALNQAGSRGSPPAKLKTNSQPFKLDPKSAHRKLKVSHDSLTVERDEASSMKSHAQDRFGSSGNYGVPGNVFIDSGRHYWEVLIGGSTWFAIGIAYKSAPKHGWVGKDSASWVLSRCNTSWAVRHNSKEFPIEPSPHMRRLGVLLDYDLGSLAFYDAAGTQHLHTFDIAFSQPICPVFSVWNKCLTVLTGLPIPDHLEISDPRD is encoded by the exons ATGGACACACTGGAGTCGGAGTTGACTTGTCCAATCTGTCTGGAGCTTTTCGAGGATCCTCTTCTGCTGCCTTGCGCCCACAGCCTGTGCTTTAACTGCGCTCACCGTATTCTGGTGTCCCACTGTCCCTCGTTCGACGAGTCCAGCAAACCGTTCTCTGCGTTCCAGTGTCCCAGCTGTCGCTATGTCATCACCCTCGACCAGCAGGGACTAGACGGCCTCAAGCGCAACGTCACTTTGCAGAACATCATCGACCGCTTCCAGAAGGCGTCTCTGAGCGGCCCGAACTCTCCGACCGAGACGCgtcgctgcaatcctccgccggtGGATGACGACAGGGTCATGAGTTCACCGAGCGAAGCCGTCCAGTGCCAGTTCTGTGAGCAGGACCCGCCGCAGGAGGCGGTCAAGACCTGCGTCACCTGCGAGGTTTCGTATTGTCAGGAATGCCTGCGTGCGACTCACCCGAACAAGAAGCCGTTTACGGGACACCGGCTCACGGAGCCTGTACCGGACTCTCGGCTCCGAGGACTGGCCTGTCCCGAGCACGGAGAGGAGAAGGTCAACATGTACTGCGTGACGGACGATCAGCTGATTTGCTCGCTGTGCAAACTGGTCGGGCATCACCGTGAACACCAGGTGGCAGCACTGGGAGAGCGATTCGACAAGCTGAAG CAAATGTTGGATTCGAACCTCAGCAATCTGATGAAGAGGAACAGTGAGCTGGAGAACCTGATGGCGAAGCTGATCCAGACGTGTCAACATGTGGAG CACAATGCAGCTCATCAGGAGAACAAACTGACAGAAGAGTGTGACACGCTGATAAACATCGTCCAGCAGAGAAGACAAATCATCAGCACCAAGATCAAAGAAGGAAAG GTGGTCCGCTTGAGAAAGCTGGCTCAGCAGATCGCTAGCTGTAAGCAGTTCGTGGAGAGATCGTCCTCGCTCATCGCTCAAGCCGATCAGGTTCTGAAAGAGACGGACCACGCTCGATTCCTGCAGACCGCCAAGAGCGTCTCGGAGCG AGTGTCGATGGCGACGGCGTCCTCACAGATCCTGATCCCAGAGATCAACCTCAACGACGCGTTCGACGGGTTCGCACTGGACTTTTCCAGAGAGAAGAAGATGCTGGAGGCTCTGGATTACCTGACCG CTCCGAACGCTCCTAACATCCGCGAGGAGCTCTGCACAGCGTCTCACGACACCATCACAGTCCACTGGAGCTCAGAGGACGAGTTCAGCGTGGTCTCGTACGAGCTGCAGTACACCATCTCCACCGGACAGACCAACGTCGTCA GTCTGTGTAACTCGATGGAGAGCTGGATGATCGTGCCCAACATCAAGCAGAACCACTACACGGTCCACGGCCTGCAGAGCGGCACCAGGTACATCTTCATGGTGAAGGCCCTGAATCAGGCTGGGAGCCGCGGCAGTCCTCCGGCCAAACTCAAGACCAACA GTCAGCCGTTCAAGCTGGACCCAAAGTCGGCCCACAGGAAGCTGAAGGTGTCCCACGACAGTCTGACGGTGGAGCGGGACGAAGCCTCGTCGATGAAGAGCCACGCTCAGGACCGCTTCGGCAGCTCGGGGAACTACGGCGTGCCGGGGAACGTGTTCATCGACAGCGGCAGACATTACTGGGAGGTTCTGATCGGAGGAAGCACatg GTTTGCTATCGGGATCGCCTACAAATCGGCTCCCAAGCACGGCTGGGTGGGGAAGGACTCGGCATCATGGGTCCTGAGCCGCTGTAACACCTCGTGGGCCGTGCGTCACAACAGTAAGGAGTTCCCCATCGAGCCGTCTCCTCACATGCGGCGTCTGGGCGTCCTGCTCGACTACGACCTCGGCTCGCTGGCATTCTACGACGCCGCTGGAACGCAGCACCTGCACACCTTCGACATCGCCTTCTCTCAGCCCATCTGTCCCGTCTTCAGCGTCTGGAACAAGTGTCTGACCGTCCTCACCGGGCTCCCCATCCCAGACCACTTAGAGATCAGCGACCCGCGCGACTGA